A stretch of Paenibacillus peoriae DNA encodes these proteins:
- a CDS encoding ABC transporter permease subunit — protein MRIIWTMTWKELLRKRVLLLTLLLTVVFLLGFWFIAGAIAGDSTSRVITGGTNNETMIQEFTLGMFILMLGFFFASFVLAFLAIFSSFSTIAGEAEQGVMQAMLPRPIPRWKWYTGRWLGYVSLGVIYALVLYSLILWITDVHASIPRDPVVLVQSFLLFASVVPLLVTVSMFGSGYLSSVANGVVMTMLYGAGWLGGMVGKIIGSVGLEPGPMQTLNNITGVLSLIMPADGLQRKMQAVLFSFENINGLIPVSTSGPFGIGEIPSTAFLIYAAFYTAVLFGLGLRRFVRKDL, from the coding sequence ATGAGGATTATTTGGACCATGACCTGGAAGGAGCTACTGCGCAAACGGGTCCTCCTGCTGACACTTTTATTAACTGTTGTATTCCTGCTGGGATTTTGGTTTATTGCCGGCGCCATCGCAGGAGATTCTACCTCTAGGGTGATCACAGGCGGTACGAATAATGAAACTATGATCCAGGAATTTACGCTCGGGATGTTCATTTTGATGCTCGGTTTTTTCTTCGCAAGTTTTGTACTCGCCTTTTTAGCGATTTTTAGCTCATTTTCCACGATTGCGGGTGAGGCGGAGCAGGGGGTCATGCAGGCGATGCTGCCACGGCCGATTCCGAGGTGGAAATGGTATACGGGCCGCTGGCTCGGCTATGTTTCGCTTGGTGTAATCTATGCCTTGGTATTGTACAGCCTGATTTTGTGGATCACCGATGTGCATGCTTCGATCCCGCGTGATCCGGTAGTGCTGGTGCAGTCTTTTTTGCTATTTGCTTCAGTCGTTCCCTTGCTTGTAACCGTGTCCATGTTCGGATCCGGCTATTTGTCATCGGTTGCGAATGGTGTCGTCATGACGATGCTTTATGGGGCTGGTTGGCTCGGTGGCATGGTTGGAAAAATCATCGGCTCTGTGGGTCTGGAGCCAGGTCCCATGCAGACCCTGAACAATATAACGGGTGTCCTGTCCCTGATCATGCCTGCCGATGGACTGCAGCGTAAAATGCAGGCAGTGTTGTTCAGCTTCGAGAATATTAATGGACTCATCCCGGTAAGCACAAGTGGACCGTTTGGTATCGGCGAGATTCCTTCAACAGCCTTTTTGATATACGCGGCATTTTACACGGCTGTGCTCTTTGGACTCGGGCTGCGCCGCTTTGTCCGCAAGGATTTATAG
- a CDS encoding nitrate/nitrite transporter — protein MVKKIQLPLQTLSLVVSFMVWVLISSLISYISQDIPLTLGQRAWSTAIPVILGSLLRIPAGILTNRFGARLMNTVSFFILLVPVYYLSQANTFLDLAVGGFFLGIGGATFSVGVTSLPKYYPKEKQGTINGIYGIGNLGTAISTFGAPWVADAIGWSRALQFFLILLALFALLNLFLGDKHEERVRRSWKNQLKQVYRNEKLWFFSIFYFITFGSFVAFTIYLPGFLVSYFELSKVDAGLRTAGFIALATFLRPVGGILSDKFNPFVVLMFVFAGLTLSGVLLSFGLTMPLFTLGCLMVAVCAGIGNGAVFKLVPLYFSKQGGIASGIVSAAGGLGGFFPPLLLTLLFGWTGHYAIGFMALSEASLASLILVLWVFFSNKLEFASDIIKSTADAVMVTDAKGVIHTVNAAFTEVTGYPKEAVIGKTPNILNSGFQDRSFYNAFWVTLLTTGKWQGKIVNRKASGEVFREWLSVTAITNEQNVTHYVAIFSDLSQADSVIEEGEGGGLAQNHFSKKATGKEAGDSCQDPH, from the coding sequence ATGGTAAAAAAAATTCAGTTGCCATTGCAAACCTTAAGTCTGGTTGTCTCCTTTATGGTCTGGGTCTTGATCTCTTCCCTGATTTCTTACATAAGTCAGGATATTCCGCTGACGCTCGGACAAAGAGCGTGGTCCACCGCGATCCCGGTAATCTTGGGCTCTTTGCTGCGAATTCCGGCGGGGATTCTGACCAACCGCTTCGGGGCAAGGCTGATGAATACAGTCAGTTTCTTTATTCTGCTTGTTCCTGTCTACTATTTGAGCCAGGCCAATACTTTTCTGGATTTGGCGGTCGGGGGCTTCTTTCTTGGGATAGGTGGAGCCACGTTCTCGGTCGGTGTGACTTCACTGCCCAAATATTATCCCAAAGAAAAGCAGGGCACCATCAACGGGATATACGGGATCGGGAATCTGGGTACGGCCATCTCTACCTTTGGTGCACCGTGGGTGGCTGATGCGATCGGCTGGTCAAGAGCCCTTCAGTTTTTTTTGATTTTGCTCGCCCTTTTCGCTCTACTGAATCTGTTTTTAGGGGATAAGCACGAAGAGCGCGTACGAAGGTCCTGGAAGAATCAACTCAAGCAGGTTTATCGCAACGAAAAGTTGTGGTTTTTCAGCATATTTTACTTCATCACCTTCGGCTCCTTCGTAGCTTTTACAATCTATCTCCCCGGTTTTCTGGTCAGCTATTTTGAATTAAGCAAGGTGGATGCCGGACTCAGGACGGCGGGTTTTATCGCCTTGGCTACCTTTCTCCGTCCAGTAGGCGGGATACTGTCCGACAAGTTCAATCCTTTTGTAGTTCTTATGTTCGTGTTTGCCGGCCTAACCTTGTCAGGAGTTTTACTCTCTTTCGGATTGACCATGCCTCTTTTTACGTTGGGTTGTTTGATGGTAGCCGTGTGCGCCGGTATCGGGAACGGCGCGGTGTTCAAGCTGGTCCCGCTATACTTTTCAAAGCAAGGGGGCATCGCCAGCGGGATCGTCTCTGCCGCGGGCGGTCTGGGCGGTTTTTTTCCTCCACTGCTGCTTACCCTGCTGTTTGGGTGGACAGGCCACTACGCAATCGGCTTTATGGCCTTGTCCGAGGCCTCGCTGGCCAGCCTGATACTTGTTCTGTGGGTATTTTTCAGCAACAAGCTGGAGTTTGCGTCGGATATTATCAAGTCCACAGCCGATGCCGTGATGGTCACTGATGCCAAGGGCGTGATCCATACCGTAAACGCCGCCTTCACCGAGGTCACCGGATATCCCAAAGAAGCGGTGATTGGAAAAACTCCCAATATACTCAACTCCGGCTTCCAAGATCGCTCTTTCTATAATGCCTTTTGGGTCACTTTGCTGACCACCGGAAAATGGCAGGGAAAGATCGTCAATCGCAAGGCAAGCGGGGAGGTTTTTCGAGAGTGGCTCTCGGTAACGGCAATTACGAACGAGCAGAATGTCACTCATTATGTGGCTATATTCAGCGACCTTTCGCAGGCTGACTCCGTAATCGAGGAAGGTGAAGGCGGCGGGCTAGCGCAAAATCATTTCTCAAAAAAAGCAACAGGAAAGGAGGCGGGGGATTCATGTCAGGACCCGCATTGA
- a CDS encoding ABC transporter ATP-binding protein: MSKPTIDAKGLTKEYSNGRGCRNVTITVGKGEAFGFLGPNGAGKSTFVKMLVGLIHPTAGGATLMGAPIGTLEAKRQIGYLPELYRYQEWLTGDEVVRLHGRLCGLDKQVIDKRVPELLHMVGVGQRGKDRVKHYSKGMQQRLGLACALVNDPAVIFLDEPSSAMDPVGRMHVRNILEELKQQGKTIFLNSHLLEDVEVLCDRMALLNNGQVLRHGRVAEMLQKRVCWRFKVGGFSPFLLSWLMDTTELSFRVITDGKAEGGFTGERGIDDTVWLEAELESEEQAGWINTLLIGQGMTLYEVTKVRERLEEWFMKAVAGLNHRGEQE; this comes from the coding sequence ATGAGTAAGCCGACAATCGACGCTAAAGGATTAACCAAGGAATACAGCAACGGGCGCGGCTGCCGCAACGTGACCATCACCGTAGGGAAAGGGGAAGCCTTTGGCTTCCTCGGCCCCAATGGAGCCGGGAAAAGCACATTTGTGAAAATGCTGGTCGGGCTCATCCATCCGACGGCCGGAGGAGCAACCCTGATGGGTGCACCCATCGGAACGCTCGAAGCGAAACGGCAAATCGGGTATCTCCCCGAGCTGTACCGGTATCAGGAATGGCTTACCGGTGATGAGGTCGTCCGGTTGCATGGGCGATTATGCGGTTTGGACAAGCAGGTGATCGACAAGAGAGTTCCTGAGCTATTGCACATGGTAGGTGTGGGTCAACGGGGGAAGGACCGTGTTAAGCATTATTCCAAAGGCATGCAGCAGCGGCTTGGACTGGCTTGCGCGCTGGTGAATGATCCGGCCGTGATTTTTCTTGACGAGCCTTCTTCCGCCATGGATCCGGTTGGACGAATGCATGTACGTAATATACTTGAGGAACTGAAGCAGCAGGGGAAAACGATTTTCTTAAACTCCCATCTGCTTGAGGATGTGGAAGTATTATGCGACAGAATGGCACTCTTGAATAACGGACAGGTTCTCCGCCATGGGCGGGTAGCCGAAATGCTCCAGAAGCGAGTCTGCTGGCGTTTTAAAGTCGGCGGATTTTCGCCTTTTTTGCTGTCCTGGCTTATGGATACGACAGAGCTCAGCTTTCGAGTAATAACAGATGGAAAAGCCGAAGGCGGATTTACAGGAGAGAGGGGCATAGATGATACCGTCTGGCTTGAAGCGGAACTGGAGAGCGAAGAACAGGCAGGCTGGATCAATACGTTGCTGATCGGACAGGGGATGACGTTATATGAAGTCACCAAAGTTCGAGAACGGCTTGAAGAGTGGTTCATGAAGGCTGTTGCAGGGCTGAATCATAGGGGGGAACAGGAATGA